In one Nicotiana sylvestris chromosome 8, ASM39365v2, whole genome shotgun sequence genomic region, the following are encoded:
- the LOC104231457 gene encoding deSI-like protein At4g17486 isoform X1, whose amino-acid sequence MRLLRSSSSSSKEQYNGEKTRALLYLNVYDLTPVNNYLYWFGLGVFHSGIEVHGLEYGYGAHDYPTSGVFEVEPRSCPGFVFRRAVLLGSTDMSRSEVRSFMEHISEKYHGDSYHLIAKNCNHFADEVCSRLTGKPIPGWVNRLARVVSGSFCNCILPEAIQVTRIRHLPDHQAFSEDETDSGGSSVSADSKEEDSDHQLLTVANSDMAFLNEKPVRLAKELL is encoded by the exons ATGAGATTGTTAAGGTCAAGCTCAAGTTCATCAAAGGAGCAGTACAATGGAGAGAAAACTCGGGCTTTGTTGTATCTTAATGTATATGATCTCACACCTGTAAACAACTATCTCTATTGGTTCGGCCTCGGAGTGTTTCATTCTGGTATAGAAG TACATGGTCTAGAGTATGGGTATGGAGCCCACGACTATCCAACTAGTGGGGTTTTTGAGGTGGAGCCACGTAGTTGTCCAGGTTTTGTGTTTAGACGGGCAGTACTCCTGGGCAGCACAGACATGTCTCGATCAGAAGTTCGGTCATTTATGGAACATATTTCAGAAAAATATCATGGGGATAGTTATCATTTGATTGCCAAGAACTGCAACCATTTTGCCGATGAAGTCTGTTCACGTCTCACGGGAAAGCCAATTCCTGGATGGGTGAATCGACTGGCCCGAGTAG TTTCAGGCTCATTCTGCAATTGCATTTTACCAGAAGCTATTCAAGTTACAAGAATTAGACATCTTCCTGATCATCAAGCCTTTTCAG AAGATGAGACAGATTCTGGTGGGTCATCTGTATCAGCGGACAGCAAGGAGGAAGACTCGGATCATCAGTTATTAACTGTAGCAAATAGTGATATGGCGTTTCTGAATGAAAAACCAGTGAGACTAGCAAAAGAGCTGCTTTGA
- the LOC104231457 gene encoding deSI-like protein At4g17486 isoform X2, whose amino-acid sequence MRLLRSSSSSSKEQYNGEKTRALLYLNVYDLTPVNNYLYWFGLGVFHSGIEVHGLEYGYGAHDYPTSGVFEVEPRSCPGFVFRRAVLLGSTDMSRSEVRSFMEHISEKYHGDSYHLIAKNCNHFADEVCSRLTGKPIPGWVNRLARVGSFCNCILPEAIQVTRIRHLPDHQAFSEDETDSGGSSVSADSKEEDSDHQLLTVANSDMAFLNEKPVRLAKELL is encoded by the exons ATGAGATTGTTAAGGTCAAGCTCAAGTTCATCAAAGGAGCAGTACAATGGAGAGAAAACTCGGGCTTTGTTGTATCTTAATGTATATGATCTCACACCTGTAAACAACTATCTCTATTGGTTCGGCCTCGGAGTGTTTCATTCTGGTATAGAAG TACATGGTCTAGAGTATGGGTATGGAGCCCACGACTATCCAACTAGTGGGGTTTTTGAGGTGGAGCCACGTAGTTGTCCAGGTTTTGTGTTTAGACGGGCAGTACTCCTGGGCAGCACAGACATGTCTCGATCAGAAGTTCGGTCATTTATGGAACATATTTCAGAAAAATATCATGGGGATAGTTATCATTTGATTGCCAAGAACTGCAACCATTTTGCCGATGAAGTCTGTTCACGTCTCACGGGAAAGCCAATTCCTGGATGGGTGAATCGACTGGCCCGAGTAG GCTCATTCTGCAATTGCATTTTACCAGAAGCTATTCAAGTTACAAGAATTAGACATCTTCCTGATCATCAAGCCTTTTCAG AAGATGAGACAGATTCTGGTGGGTCATCTGTATCAGCGGACAGCAAGGAGGAAGACTCGGATCATCAGTTATTAACTGTAGCAAATAGTGATATGGCGTTTCTGAATGAAAAACCAGTGAGACTAGCAAAAGAGCTGCTTTGA